The following proteins are co-located in the Maridesulfovibrio sp. genome:
- the nadA gene encoding quinolinate synthase NadA, with translation MYSDIIAEQKEKYGKRLAILGHHYQSDEIIKHTDLKGDSLELARQIEKLEAEYIVFCGVHFMAESAAIVRKENQTIFIPDASAGCVMANMAPAWLVDNVLTRIINETGRKIIPLAYVNTPAAVKTVCGKHGGTVCTSANAEKMLRWAQEQGDAVLFLPDKNLAMNTANTLGIAPEKRMILNIRSLGTQIDVKETMDKELLIWPGLCAIHQRFKMTQIEDFRAKYPDCKVIVHPECPPELVQASDGAGSTSYLIKYVNEAPEGSTIVIGTETNLVNRLKEMFPEKNILPLGISFCSNMAKITEKNLAGLLQNLETAAYEDVSDDIREPARLALERMLEVCK, from the coding sequence ATGTATTCGGATATAATTGCTGAACAGAAAGAAAAATACGGTAAAAGACTGGCTATTCTGGGACACCATTACCAGTCTGATGAAATTATAAAACATACCGATCTCAAGGGCGATTCTCTGGAATTAGCCCGTCAGATCGAGAAGCTGGAAGCAGAATACATTGTATTCTGCGGTGTCCACTTCATGGCTGAATCCGCTGCAATCGTGCGTAAGGAAAATCAAACGATATTCATTCCCGATGCCAGCGCAGGCTGTGTCATGGCTAATATGGCCCCGGCATGGCTGGTTGATAATGTGCTGACCAGAATTATTAATGAGACGGGAAGAAAAATCATTCCGCTCGCCTACGTGAATACTCCTGCAGCGGTAAAAACCGTCTGCGGTAAACACGGAGGAACAGTCTGCACTTCCGCCAATGCTGAAAAGATGCTCCGTTGGGCGCAGGAACAAGGAGACGCAGTTCTCTTCCTGCCGGACAAGAACCTTGCAATGAATACTGCAAACACTCTGGGTATAGCTCCTGAAAAACGCATGATCCTTAACATCCGTTCCTTAGGAACACAGATTGATGTTAAAGAAACCATGGACAAGGAATTGCTGATTTGGCCCGGCCTCTGTGCCATTCATCAGCGCTTCAAGATGACCCAGATTGAGGATTTCCGCGCGAAATACCCCGACTGTAAAGTTATTGTTCACCCTGAATGTCCGCCCGAATTGGTACAGGCTTCCGATGGTGCCGGCTCCACTTCATATCTCATTAAATATGTGAATGAAGCACCTGAAGGTTCCACCATAGTAATCGGAACGGAGACCAACCTCGTTAACAGGTTGAAAGAAATGTTCCCTGAAAAGAACATCCTTCCATTGGGCATCAGCTTCTGCAGCAACATGGCCAAAATAACAGAAAAGAATCTTGCTGGACTTCTCCAGAATCTGGAAACAGCAGCTTACGAAGATGTTTCCGATGATATCCGTGAACCGGCAAGACTCGCTCTCGAACGAATGCTCGAAGTCTGCAAATAA
- the nadC gene encoding carboxylating nicotinate-nucleotide diphosphorylase, translating into MTENAFNDFFQAEAKMFLLATIRIALSEDGPDLTSLGLFEQDDIATAQIIAKEDTVISGLPLINLILEFADQENKCQVHLNVDEGDKISKGTLIAAIQGPAGLLLKAERVILNFISHMSGIATETRKYVDALDHCETILLDTRKTLPGLRYPEKYAVLCGGAKNHRLNLVEMLMLKDNHIDRAGSITAAVEKLRAKYGEECPPIEVECRNQEEVDEAVATKVERIMLDNMTFDEAKAAIATIPDEIETEISGNVTLETIAKLAEAGPDYISVGRITHSAKCSDMSMQIIPM; encoded by the coding sequence ATGACAGAAAACGCATTTAACGACTTCTTTCAGGCCGAAGCAAAAATGTTCCTTCTGGCCACTATACGCATAGCTTTAAGCGAAGACGGCCCTGACTTGACCTCACTGGGGCTGTTTGAGCAGGATGACATTGCAACCGCTCAAATCATCGCTAAAGAAGATACTGTAATCTCCGGATTGCCCCTTATCAACTTGATTCTTGAATTTGCAGATCAGGAAAACAAGTGCCAGGTGCATCTTAATGTGGATGAAGGAGATAAAATCTCCAAGGGAACACTCATTGCGGCCATTCAAGGCCCCGCCGGCCTGCTCCTCAAGGCTGAACGAGTTATCCTTAACTTCATTTCCCACATGTCCGGAATCGCTACTGAAACCCGTAAATACGTAGATGCGCTGGATCATTGTGAAACTATCCTCCTCGATACCCGCAAGACCCTGCCCGGACTGCGTTACCCTGAAAAATACGCTGTCCTCTGCGGCGGAGCTAAGAACCATCGCCTGAACCTGGTGGAAATGCTCATGCTCAAGGATAACCACATTGACCGCGCCGGATCTATCACAGCCGCCGTGGAAAAACTGCGCGCCAAATATGGCGAAGAATGTCCGCCGATTGAGGTGGAATGCCGCAATCAGGAAGAAGTGGATGAAGCCGTGGCTACCAAAGTTGAACGGATTATGCTCGACAACATGACCTTTGATGAAGCCAAAGCTGCCATTGCTACTATTCCTGATGAAATTGAAACCGAGATCAGCGGAAACGTGACCCTTGAAACCATTGCCAAGCTTGCAGAAGCAGGACCGGATTACATATCCGTGGGCAGGATCACTCACTCTGCAAAATGTTCAGACATGAGCATGCAGATCATACCGATGTAG
- the mgtE gene encoding magnesium transporter has protein sequence MANPKGIPEPLRRWQEHGKGRAGEVDQRVIDAMHPADAADHIEELGLEEQVKFIKQLPIRDAADSIAEMEKYDQRELIERLNVGMAARILEIMSPDDATDILEELDDNLRETLLRQIKAEDREEISTLLTFDPDTAGGVMTTEVAIVRDNMTVDQAIAEIRKEVEDKSIPYYAYVVGRRNQLVGVVSMRDLLVSRAGKMLTELTHNQHLISVTYNVDKEEVARLIAHYNFLAMPVTDFDHRFIGVVTVDDVIDIINEEASEDMQAMVGAGTDETVDSPWGYSVKKRLPWLVINVANSAVSAWVVHLFEGNIAKMAMLAVLMPIVANQAGNTGQQALAVMIRQFATEKFDRKKSWEAVLREFKIGLANGICIAFLVLGAVFMLTSNYTLAMVMAGALFIDMVLGAVVGGAIPIILKEFGRDPAQASSIFLTTITDSFGFLSLLGLAGLFLL, from the coding sequence ATGGCTAATCCAAAAGGTATACCCGAACCATTACGGCGGTGGCAGGAACACGGCAAAGGACGCGCAGGCGAAGTCGACCAGCGCGTTATTGATGCTATGCACCCTGCGGATGCTGCTGACCATATTGAAGAACTTGGTCTGGAAGAACAGGTCAAGTTTATTAAGCAGTTGCCTATCCGTGATGCCGCGGATTCCATTGCTGAAATGGAAAAATATGATCAGCGGGAACTTATTGAACGACTGAATGTCGGGATGGCCGCCCGTATCCTTGAAATAATGTCCCCGGATGATGCCACGGACATTCTTGAAGAACTTGATGATAATCTTCGGGAAACCCTTTTGCGTCAGATCAAGGCTGAAGACAGGGAAGAAATTTCAACCCTGCTGACCTTTGATCCTGATACTGCTGGTGGTGTTATGACCACCGAGGTTGCCATTGTCCGCGACAACATGACTGTTGATCAGGCTATTGCTGAAATTCGCAAGGAAGTGGAAGACAAGAGTATTCCTTACTACGCTTATGTCGTAGGACGCCGCAATCAACTGGTTGGTGTCGTTTCCATGCGGGACCTGCTTGTTTCCCGCGCGGGAAAGATGCTTACCGAGCTGACTCATAACCAGCACCTGATTTCCGTTACATACAATGTAGATAAAGAAGAAGTTGCCCGCCTGATCGCCCACTATAATTTTCTCGCCATGCCCGTAACCGATTTTGATCACCGTTTTATCGGTGTAGTAACCGTTGATGATGTTATTGACATTATTAACGAAGAAGCCAGTGAAGATATGCAGGCAATGGTTGGTGCGGGTACTGATGAAACTGTTGATTCACCTTGGGGATATTCAGTTAAGAAGCGTTTGCCTTGGCTTGTTATCAACGTTGCTAACTCCGCAGTTTCTGCATGGGTGGTTCATTTATTCGAAGGTAATATTGCTAAAATGGCAATGCTGGCCGTACTTATGCCTATTGTTGCCAACCAGGCAGGTAATACCGGACAGCAGGCACTGGCCGTTATGATCCGGCAATTTGCTACAGAAAAATTTGACCGTAAAAAATCTTGGGAAGCGGTTTTACGTGAATTTAAGATCGGTCTTGCCAACGGAATCTGTATTGCCTTTTTAGTGCTTGGTGCAGTGTTTATGCTGACAAGCAATTACACACTGGCAATGGTTATGGCCGGAGCGCTTTTCATTGATATGGTTCTAGGCGCTGTGGTTGGCGGTGCAATCCCGATTATCCTTAAAGAGTTTGGACGTGATCCAGCGCAGGCTTCTTCGATTTTTCTTACTACCATTACGGATAGTTTCGGATTTTTATCACTACTTGGCCTTGCCGGGTTGTTCCTGCTTTAG
- a CDS encoding transferase yields the protein MKRVQKLIKHIISRVNVNLRPMGLDVEQALSSTLDGNEMLMDYAYYALSIDHPIYFRFRECNLGGSYFLGKCDVDRSIVLRCDIRGDELKAAGTEVEFGGVKTELYRDEIILVVNSFLYKTLIHNHSRNPEIPELFRIQNTVSMHYANIHGTTTEGAYLGAFATADLSVLHNCILGNYCYVQAGDLSKMCFDPGRIWIKADGKYEFAYHYPQAILEKYISWDQNGELAGLFADFLKNRRSDFLPVYDSLADKLPVWVPENAFVSRYAVIKGDCVIGENCLVAQRAYIENSVLGTGSNAQENSFIVDTHFAGLVIVAHGGKLVHSNIGEKVFIGFNSFLRGTSDKKVSVGTGSIVMPHTIIHASESIDIPDETIVWGYITTQSDLATQSMSLADFSKLTEISIGRMRFSGSGAEFVRDFQNRVEHILVDNGARYAGNHESRGHAQKTQYVSYNLFQPYLSGEKQGMFPTIIVNDD from the coding sequence ATGAAACGAGTTCAAAAACTTATCAAGCATATTATATCGAGGGTGAATGTAAACCTTCGTCCTATGGGTCTCGATGTTGAACAGGCTCTGAGTTCCACTCTTGACGGTAATGAAATGCTCATGGATTACGCATATTATGCGCTTTCTATTGACCACCCAATCTATTTCCGGTTTAGAGAATGCAATCTCGGAGGCTCATATTTTCTAGGAAAATGTGACGTGGACCGTTCGATTGTTCTCAGATGCGATATTCGCGGTGACGAGCTTAAGGCTGCCGGAACTGAAGTTGAGTTCGGAGGCGTAAAAACAGAGCTTTATCGTGATGAAATTATTCTTGTGGTCAATAGTTTCCTTTATAAAACTCTGATTCACAACCATTCTCGAAATCCTGAAATCCCGGAACTTTTCCGTATCCAGAATACAGTCTCCATGCATTACGCCAATATTCACGGGACAACAACCGAGGGTGCTTATCTTGGAGCATTTGCTACAGCTGATCTTTCGGTTCTGCATAACTGTATTCTTGGAAATTATTGCTACGTTCAGGCTGGTGACCTTTCCAAAATGTGTTTTGATCCGGGACGTATCTGGATTAAGGCCGACGGTAAGTATGAATTTGCTTACCACTATCCACAAGCCATTCTGGAAAAATACATTTCCTGGGACCAGAACGGTGAACTTGCAGGCTTGTTTGCTGATTTCCTTAAAAACCGCAGAAGTGATTTTCTGCCCGTATATGATTCTCTGGCAGATAAATTACCGGTCTGGGTTCCGGAGAATGCTTTTGTAAGTCGCTATGCAGTAATAAAAGGCGATTGTGTAATTGGGGAAAACTGTCTTGTGGCCCAACGGGCATACATTGAAAATTCCGTACTTGGAACTGGATCCAATGCACAGGAGAACAGTTTTATTGTGGATACACACTTTGCCGGATTGGTAATTGTTGCCCACGGTGGTAAATTGGTCCATTCGAATATTGGCGAGAAAGTTTTTATCGGTTTTAACTCGTTCCTGCGAGGAACTAGCGATAAAAAGGTTTCTGTTGGCACAGGATCAATTGTTATGCCGCACACAATTATTCATGCTTCGGAATCAATTGATATTCCAGATGAAACAATCGTTTGGGGATACATAACAACTCAGAGTGATCTTGCCACCCAATCCATGTCGCTTGCTGACTTTTCAAAGCTCACGGAAATCAGTATCGGTAGAATGCGGTTCAGTGGAAGCGGTGCAGAATTTGTTCGTGATTTTCAGAATCGCGTTGAACATATTTTAGTCGATAATGGAGCTCGCTATGCCGGTAACCATGAGAGCAGGGGGCATGCACAGAAAACACAATACGTTTCTTACAACCTGTTCCAGCCCTATTTGAGTGGCGAGAAGCAGGGGATGTTCCCGACTATTATTGTTAATGATGATTAA
- a CDS encoding adenylate kinase: MNILIFGPNGSGKGTQGALAKKKYDLDHIESGAIFRKHIGGGTELGMKAKEYIDKGELVPDDITIPMVLDVLQSSGENGWLLDGFPRSIVQAEKLWEALEKDGVKLDFVIEILLPREVAKNRIMGRRLCENDPNHPNNKFIDAIKPDGDKCRVCGGALSERADDQDEDAINKRHDIYYDDNTGTVAAAYFYKDLAPKAGFKYIELNGEGTIDEIKETLMGQLV, from the coding sequence ATGAATATTCTTATTTTTGGACCCAACGGTAGTGGTAAAGGAACTCAGGGCGCTCTCGCTAAGAAAAAATACGACCTCGATCACATCGAATCCGGCGCAATTTTCCGTAAGCACATCGGTGGCGGTACCGAACTCGGCATGAAAGCTAAAGAGTACATCGACAAAGGTGAACTCGTTCCCGATGATATCACCATTCCTATGGTTCTCGACGTTCTCCAGTCTTCCGGTGAAAACGGCTGGCTGCTCGACGGTTTCCCCCGCTCCATCGTTCAGGCTGAAAAGCTCTGGGAAGCTCTCGAAAAAGACGGTGTAAAGCTCGACTTCGTAATCGAAATCCTGCTGCCCCGCGAAGTTGCTAAAAACCGCATCATGGGCCGTCGCCTCTGCGAAAACGATCCTAACCACCCCAACAACAAATTCATCGACGCTATCAAGCCCGACGGAGATAAATGTCGCGTATGCGGCGGTGCTCTCTCCGAGCGCGCTGATGACCAGGACGAAGATGCAATCAACAAACGCCACGACATCTACTACGATGACAACACCGGTACTGTTGCAGCTGCATACTTCTACAAAGATCTGGCTCCTAAAGCTGGCTTCAAATACATCGAACTCAATGGTGAAGGCACCATCGACGAAATTAAAGAAACCCTCATGGGTCAGCTCGTTTAG
- the tilS gene encoding tRNA lysidine(34) synthetase TilS, whose product MKSLPKKIQELSPKLAKLCLDIEKFGKVKSGEDFAAKALLVGVSGGIDSTALLIIVTLLARKSGGRVFCAHIDHGLRSESAGDRTFVEDLCADLGVQVKSLKADVAGYAEEKSIGLEEAGRIIRYDFFKQCLKKFDADFLLLAHHIGDLSEDVIMRLIRGSGWPALAGMDAYDPKRKLLRPLLSTKKQELEDFLRSIGCPWREDESNNCDDYTRNRVRNYIMPLLYDENPNLGLGLVRLKNQAELDEAYWNEQLAEALVHVQKVEDGGIMLPCSILNKSHSALRLRIYKKILDDLGPGHTLFDSIILLDQGFLGRKSGSTFQFSGNKVVKINKAGLLFKVN is encoded by the coding sequence ATGAAATCGTTGCCAAAAAAGATTCAGGAACTAAGTCCTAAGCTTGCAAAGCTCTGCTTAGATATTGAAAAGTTTGGCAAAGTTAAATCCGGTGAAGACTTCGCCGCAAAAGCTCTTCTTGTCGGCGTTTCCGGCGGCATTGATTCTACAGCTCTTTTGATTATCGTTACCCTGCTCGCCCGTAAATCGGGGGGCAGGGTTTTTTGCGCCCATATTGATCATGGACTGCGGTCTGAGTCTGCCGGCGACCGTACATTTGTAGAAGATTTATGCGCTGATCTAGGCGTTCAGGTTAAATCACTTAAGGCTGATGTAGCAGGCTATGCCGAGGAAAAATCAATAGGACTGGAAGAAGCCGGACGGATCATTCGTTATGATTTTTTCAAGCAGTGCTTGAAGAAATTTGATGCAGATTTCCTACTGCTTGCACATCACATTGGCGATTTGTCTGAAGATGTAATCATGCGGCTTATCCGGGGCTCGGGATGGCCTGCTCTCGCAGGAATGGATGCTTACGATCCAAAAAGAAAACTACTGCGTCCCCTTCTCTCTACTAAAAAACAAGAGCTTGAAGATTTTCTGCGTTCCATCGGCTGTCCGTGGCGGGAAGACGAAAGCAACAATTGTGATGATTACACCCGCAATCGGGTTCGTAATTACATCATGCCTCTATTATATGATGAGAACCCCAATCTTGGGCTAGGATTGGTCAGATTGAAAAATCAGGCTGAGTTGGATGAAGCTTATTGGAATGAACAGCTGGCTGAAGCACTTGTGCATGTTCAGAAGGTCGAAGATGGCGGTATTATGCTACCTTGTTCAATTTTGAACAAATCTCATTCTGCTTTAAGATTGCGTATTTATAAAAAAATTTTAGACGACCTAGGACCGGGACACACTCTCTTTGATTCGATTATACTGTTGGATCAGGGCTTTTTGGGCCGAAAATCCGGTTCAACCTTCCAATTTTCCGGAAATAAGGTTGTTAAAATCAATAAAGCTGGACTCTTATTCAAAGTTAATTAG
- the hemA gene encoding glutamyl-tRNA reductase, with the protein MDHNIYLIGLNHRSAGVDVRERYALTNVEEFEAGLLELGVREVMALSTCNRVEILVVCSPELPHTNILEYWAKRCCGSVSELEPNSYCHDGLNAVKHLFRVACSLDSMIVGEPQILGQLKDSYRKAVDAGAARVIINRMLHKAFFVAKRVRTETSIASSAVSISYAAVELAKKIFGELEGQRAMLVGAGEMAELAATHLLNSGVEKISIANRTYSRAEDLAKCMGGTAVSFDNLYDHLVETDIIISSTGAPHAVITAKEMKKVIKKRKYRPMFFIDIAVPRDIDPDVNGLDNVYLYDIDDLKDVVEENKSQREDEAVKANSIVEFETLSFGNWINSLDLQPTIVDLFNRSESVAQQELAKTLKRLGDVDAKTHKALETMAMSIGKKILHEPVAFLKRRTEEEGKADEFVDLARRMFNLDNETIPMDAHCGRKKKNNFDN; encoded by the coding sequence ATGGACCATAATATTTACCTTATCGGCCTCAACCATCGCTCCGCCGGAGTGGATGTGCGTGAGCGCTATGCACTGACCAACGTAGAAGAGTTCGAAGCTGGACTGCTTGAACTTGGCGTACGTGAAGTAATGGCCTTATCTACATGTAACAGGGTTGAAATCCTTGTTGTATGTTCCCCGGAACTACCCCACACCAATATTCTTGAATATTGGGCAAAAAGATGCTGCGGTTCTGTCAGTGAGTTAGAACCGAACTCCTATTGCCACGACGGGTTGAATGCGGTGAAACACCTCTTTCGGGTGGCCTGCAGTCTTGATTCCATGATTGTAGGTGAACCGCAGATTCTGGGTCAGCTCAAAGATTCCTACCGCAAGGCGGTTGATGCCGGAGCTGCAAGGGTTATTATCAACCGCATGTTGCACAAGGCTTTCTTTGTCGCCAAAAGGGTGCGTACAGAGACTTCCATTGCATCCAGTGCGGTTTCCATCAGTTACGCTGCGGTCGAGCTTGCCAAGAAGATTTTCGGTGAGCTGGAAGGTCAACGGGCTATGCTCGTCGGTGCCGGAGAAATGGCAGAACTTGCCGCTACACACCTGTTAAACAGTGGTGTTGAAAAGATCTCTATTGCCAACCGCACCTATTCCCGAGCTGAAGATCTGGCCAAGTGTATGGGGGGAACCGCGGTTTCTTTTGACAATCTTTATGACCATCTTGTGGAGACTGATATCATTATCAGTTCCACCGGCGCACCGCATGCGGTCATCACTGCCAAGGAGATGAAAAAAGTCATTAAGAAACGCAAGTACCGTCCCATGTTCTTCATCGATATTGCAGTCCCCCGTGACATTGATCCTGATGTCAACGGTCTGGACAACGTATATCTTTACGATATTGATGATCTCAAGGACGTAGTAGAGGAAAATAAATCCCAACGCGAAGATGAAGCAGTCAAGGCCAACTCTATCGTAGAGTTCGAGACTCTTTCATTTGGTAACTGGATTAATTCTCTCGACCTGCAGCCAACAATTGTGGACCTTTTCAACCGCAGTGAAAGCGTTGCCCAGCAGGAACTTGCCAAGACTCTTAAACGGCTCGGCGATGTGGATGCCAAAACCCACAAGGCTCTTGAAACCATGGCAATGTCTATCGGGAAGAAAATTCTCCATGAGCCTGTAGCCTTCCTCAAACGCCGTACCGAGGAAGAAGGCAAGGCTGATGAATTCGTTGATCTTGCCCGCCGCATGTTCAATCTGGATAATGAAACAATTCCTATGGACGCTCATTGCGGACGGAAGAAAAAGAATAATTTTGATAACTAA